The Mesorhizobium opportunistum WSM2075 DNA window TCGAGCTTTCATTGATGCGGTCGATCAGCGTGTCACCGGAATTCGTGATCGTCATCGACAGCTTGGTCGACGCGTTGAGGATCGAGTCGCGGATGATGTCGCTGGCGGCGCCGATTTCCTCCTTGAGCGTTTCATGCGCGCCCGAAATCGAGGCGCGGACGCGCTCCGCATGGGTGACGACTGCCTCGCGCTCGCTGCCGAGCCCGTCGACGAGCGAGCGGATGCGGGTTTCGTTTTCCGAATAGGAGCGCTCGATCTGGTTGACCTCGCTATGGACCAGCGTTTCCAGTTCCACGGCGCGGGCGAGCGTGCGTTCGATGCCTTCGCCCATGGCCGCGACCTCGCGGCGAACGGCTTGGCCGATCATCATGACGCGATCCTGGGCGAGGTTTTCTGGCTCGGTCAGGCGGAAAGCTACTTCGGTCATCGACTGGGCGGCAATGCGCATGTCCTGGGCGCGACGGATCATCGCCGCGAAGGCCCAGAACAGGATCACCGGCACGATCGCCGCGACGGCGAGGCCGATCAGCTCGGGACGAGCAAAGAACTGGTCGAGCGTGCGGATCCGCCAGATGCTCGGTCCGAAAAGCAGGTTGGCCAATCCGCCGGCGCCCGCGATCCAGGCGAGCGAGACAAAGGCAATGACCCAATAGACGGTGTTGGAGGCGCGCCGGTTGAGGCTGTGCAGGAGTGTCTTGTAATCCTTCTGGCGATCGTCATTGGCCGGGGCGAAGCCCGTCGCCTGTGTGCCGAAGCCTGTCGCCTGTGTGCCATTGCCATTGCGCGTCTCAACGGGGCGCAGTTCGGCGGGTTTGGCTTTTGGCGCGGGCTTGGCGGGCTGGGCCTGACTGACGGTGGGCTCCGACTTCTGGTTGCGTCCCTCTCGTGCCAATTCATCGGCGGCCTGGGATATCTGGGCTTCCAGATCTTCCATCGAAGCTGCGATATCGAGATCGCCGTCAGTGTCGCTGCTGAGGTCGATATCGAGCGCTTTTTCCAGTTCCCTGGCTACATCGTTGTCGAGAGTTCTCGTCGTCGTCGTTGGTTTCTTCGCCATGCCTTCGCTACCCTGTACTAGCTGCCGCGGGCTTATAATTGTCTTTGTCGTACCCCCGCGCAGGAGGCTGAAAATGGACCCCTCGTATCGTAATGACACAGGGGGGTAAAGAAAACATGCATTCCGTGGGATACGTAAAACTTTAAATATAAGGTTAACAGAAGCGTGATTCCGGTGCCGCTTTCGCAACATTTTTCCGGGCCACTCATTAACCCGTTGTCCACTGGATGCGCCTAGTTTTTCAGGCGACCGAAGAAAACGGAGTTCGAGTTCATGCGTGGCGAAAGCGGCATTGCCTTCTCAATGCCCGGGGGCGACGTATCGGGAACGAGGCAGTCCCGGCCGGTCGATTTGGCACACCTTGCCCGGCAAACGATGGGCGATCGCGCCCTCGAGCAAGAGGTGCTGGCGCTCTTTGTACAGCAGGCGCTATCTGTGCGCGACAAAATAGTCGACGCCGACGTCAAGGGCCGGCTTCTGCTGGCGCATGGGCTGAAAGGCTCGGCGCGCGGCGTCGGCGCCTTCGCCATCGCCGATTGCGCCACCGAAATCGAGCGTCGTCCGGAGGACGGTCAGACACTCAAACGGCTTGGCACGCTGATCGACGAAGTGCGCGATTTCATCGCCGCAATCAATCGCTGATCCCGGTTTGCGGAAAAACGTCACCGAGCGGCGCTTTCGCGCGGCAGTTGACTTGTCTGCCGGAGTGATTATCTCGGCGGAAACTCTCAGGTGACAAATGACAAAACTGACCTTCATCGCCCATGACGGCACACATTTCGACGTGGATGCCGAGAACGGCTCGACGGTGATGGAAAACGCCATCCGCAACGCCGTGCCGGGGATCGAGGCGGAGTGCGGCGGCGCCTGCGCCTGCGCGACCTGCCATGTCTATGTCGATGAGGCGTGGACGGCCGAAGTCGGAGAGCCGGAGGCGATGGAAGAGGACATGCTGGACTTCGCCTACGAGGTCCAGCCGAATTCGCGGCTTTCCTGCCAGATCAAGGTGCGCGACGCGCTCGACGGCCTCGTCGTGCGGGTGCCGGAGCGCCAGGGCTGAAAAGCCGATTTTTCCCGCTGCCGCTTGGCAGCGAGCCGGTGGTCATGCAGTCTCACGCCAACACAGCAGCGAGGCAGAGCGCATGACCGGCACCATCAGCACAGACGTCCTCATTGTCGGGGCAGGGCCGGTCGGCCTGTTTTCGGTGTTCGAGCTCGGCCTGTTCGACATGAAGTGCCATCTGATCGATATTCTCGACCGGCCGGGCGGCCAATGCGCGGAACTCTATCCGGAGAAGCCGATCTACGACATTCCCGGCTGGCCTTCGATCTCGGCGCAGGGGCTGGTCGACAAGCTGCTTGAGCAGATCGCGCCGTTCAAGCCGGATTTCACCTACAACCGGATGGTTTCCAGCCTCGAGAAGCTGGAGGATGGCAGCTTTCGCGTCACCACGGACGAAAATGAGGTGTTCGAGGCCAAGGTGGTGGTGATCGCCGCCGGTGGCGGCTCGTTCCAGCCGAAGCGCCCGCCGATCCCCGGCATCGAACCCTATGAAGGCAAGAGCGTCTTCTATTCGGTGCGCCGGATGGAGGATTTTCGCGGCCACGACCTGGTCATCGTCGGTGGCGGCGACTCGGCGCTCGACTGGACGCTGAACCTGCAGCCGGTGGCAAAGAGCGTCACGCTGGTTCATAGGCGCCCTGAATTCCGGGCGGCGCCCGACAGCGTCAACAAGATGTATGCCATGCAGGAGATGAAGCAGCTGGAATTCAAGGTTGGCCAGGTGACCGGGCTCACCGGCGCCGACGGCCAGCTCTCATCCGCGACCATCAAGGGTGGTCCGGAGGGCGATGTCGAGGTGCCTTGCACCCGCATGCTGCCGTTCTTCGGCCTGACCATGAAGCTCGGCCCGATCGCGGAATGGGGGCTCAATCTCCACGAGAACCTGATCCCGGTCGACACCGAGAAGTTCCAGACATCGGTGCCCGGCATTTTCGCGGTGGGCGACATCAACTGGTATCCCGGCAAGCTGAAGCTGATCCTGTCGGGTTTTCACGAGGTGGCGCTGATGGCGCAGGCCGCCAAGCGCATCATCAGCCCCGGCGAACGTATCGTGTTCCAGTACACGACATCGTCCACGAGCTTGCAAAAGAAGCTCGGCGTGGTGGAGTGACCTCGCTGACCGGCTCTACTCGGCCATCACCGGCGGGTACTCGGCCTGGCCGCGAAGCGGTTTTTCCGGCATCAACGCAAGCGTGATCAGCGCCAGGAACAGCGTCGCCGCGGCGACAAGGAAGATCATCACGAAGGGCTCGGCGGATATGACCTGGCCGACGGCCAGCGTGCCTTCGCCGGCCAGCGGCAGGCCATAGCCGAGGGCGACGGCGCCGAGCATTGCAACGCCCAGCGCGCTGCCCAGCGAACGCAGGAAGGTCAGCACGCCGGTTGCGACGCCAAGATGCGCCCGGTCGACGGCGTTCTGGACCGATACGGTGGCGACCGGGAAGGTCGTCCCGCTGCCCAGGCCGATGCAGACCGTCAGGACTTCGACGACCAGCAGCGAAGCGTGTCCGGCGACGAGGGCGAGCAGGCCGAGGCATATGATCGAGAAGAGCACGCCCACCATGGCGATCCGCTTGTAGTGGACGAAGCGCGGTATTGTTCGCCCGCTGAATGTCGCGCCGGCCACGGTGCCAAGCAGCAGCCCCAGCATCGCAAGACCCGACTCGCTGACCGAAAGGCCGACGATCGACTGCAGGTAGACAGGCAGGTAGACCGCCAGGCCTATGTTGGCAGCCTGCAGAAGGAACATCGACAAGGTGCCGGCGCGGACGATCGGGTTGCTCAGCACCTCAAGCGAGATGAGCGGTTCGGCCGCGCGCAGCAGCCGCAGCGAGAACGCCGCCCAGAAAACCGCGGACGCCGCCAGCAGCCCGATGATTTCGCCGGACAGCCACGGGTACTCGCTGCCGCCCCAGTTGAGCGCCAGCAGCAGCAAGGCCGTGGCCGCGACCAGCAGCAGCGCGCCCAGGCCGTCGATGCGATGATGCTTGGCGGCGATCGGCAGCTTCTTGAGCGGGTTGTTGATGATCGCCATCGCCAGCAGGCCGAGCGGGATGTTGATCCAGAAAATCAGCGACCAGTGAAGATGTTCGGCGAAGGTGCCGCCAAGCAGGGGCCCGGCGATGCTGGCGACGGCCCAGGTGCCGGAGATCCAGGCGGCGTAGCGCGCTCGTTCGCGTGGCGGGACGAGGTCGCCGATGACGGTTTGCGTCAAGGTGAACAGGCCGCCACCGCCGGCGCCCTGGATGGCCCTGCCGACGACCAGCACAAACATGTTTGGCGCCATCGCACTGACCACCGATCCGAGGAGAAAGATCAGGATGGCGGCATAAACGGTTGGCCGGCGGCCATAAACGTCCGAGATCTTGCCGTAGAGCGGTGCCATGGCGGTCGCGGTCAGGAGGTAGCCGGTGACGATCCATGGCAGATATTGCGCATGGCCGAGCGCGTGGCCGATGGTCGGCATCGCCGGCGCGACGATGGTCTGATCGAGCGCCGCCAACAGCATCGACAGAAGCACGCCGGCGATGATGGCGTTCTTCTCGCTTTCGGTCAGCGGCGTGGCTGCAGCCGTCATGGTCTGCTTGTCGACAGCCTGGTCCATAGTCTTTTGTCCATGTGCTTGCGCGCCGTGCGGTTCACCGACAGGGCCGGCCTGGTGTGTCCGCCACGCGATCGGTCGTGGTGCTCGTGCTCTATGGGTCGTGCGCTGCCAACCCGTGATATGTCGTTCCCTATAGGCCGATTTCGACCGCCGCTCGCAAATTTTTCGAATCTGGCACTACGCTTCGACCGGGTTGGCGCCATGGATGCGCCGAGGAAAATTCAGGCCGGCGGTCGCAATTGGCCACTCTCGATGCGCTCGATGCGATAGCGCAGGAGCCGCAGGATGCGGCTTTCGAAATTGACGCTCTCGACGCGGTCGAACTGCACCTGGGCGCGGTCGTGCTCGGCGAGGACGGTGGCGGTGATTTGGGCCGCCTTGGCCTTTGCCGCATCGCAATCCTTCCGCGGATAGGTCGCCTTCAGCGCCTCTTCCAGCTTGCGGGCATGGTTCTTGGCAATCTCGACATGGCGCTCCTCATGGCGCTTGATGTCGGCCGACAGCGTGTCCCAGAACAGCTTCACGTCGGCGTCCGCGTTGCGGGGGCGGCGCCATTCCGGAAGGATCACCTTGACCTTGACGGTCACGGCGGCGTCGGCGATCCGGCAGGAACCTGCCTGCCGGGCGTAGCTGATGCGGGTGGTGAAGGCCATCTGGGTGGCGCCGGGGTGACGGGAACCAGTGCTCTTGACCTGTGGCCCGTGTTTGGAAAGCTGCGTCTCGATATCGTCGAGGGTGCTGCCGCCGATGGAAAAATAGCTGTATGTCTTCACGAGACTGGCCGCGCCCGCCGGGATGGCGGTCATGGCAAGCAGCAGTGCGCAGAGCAGGGATCGTTTCATCATGTTGCCTCTTCGAGCACCTTGCTTTACGGCCGTTGCCGGCGCAACGGAATTGATCCGATGCGGATCACACATCGTTGATGAGCCTAGAGTCGGATGATTTCAGGTCGATTCGACCTGAAATCTGAATCCGCCTCTAAATCAAAGGGGTAGAGCATGATGTCGTCCGAAAACCGCTTCACATTTTTCGGCATCATTCTCCAAGGTTGACGAGCAATGACGGCGAGGCGATGGCAACTGGCCCATGGACGCCATCTCGACCTTGGCGAAAGAGCCGTGGTTGCCGGCATCCTCAACGTCACCCCTGACAGCTTTTCCGACGGCGGCCTGTTTAGTGGGATCGAGACGGCGCTGGCCCAGGCACGCCGCATGATCGCCGAAGGGGCGGGGATTGTCGATGTCGGGGGAGAATCGACCCGGCCCGGCGCTGGCGCGGTATCGGCCGGGGAGGAACAGGCGCGCGTCCTGCCTGTAATCGAGGCGCTGGCGAGCGCCGGCGACGTGCTGATTTCCGTCGATACCTATCGTGCCGAAACCGCGCGCCTTGCGGTGGCTGCCGGCGCGCACATCGTCAACGATGTCTGGGGCTTGCAGCGCGAACCTGACATTGCGCGCATCGCGGCTGAAACCGGTGCCGGGCTCATCATCATGCATACCGGGCGGGATCGCGAGAAGCTGCCCGACGTCATTGCCGACCAGTTGGCTTTCCTGGGAAAATCGCTGGAGATCGCCCGCGGGCACGGTGTCGCCGACGACCATATCGTGCTCGACCCCGGTTTCGGCTTCGCCAAGGAGACGGCGGAGGAAAACCTCGACCTGATGGCGCGGTTCTCCGAGCTTCATGGGCTCGGCTTTCCGCTGATGGCCGGCACCTCGCGAAAGCGCTTCATCGGCACCGTCACCGGCCGCGATGCGGCCGACCGCGCCGCCGGAACGGCGGCGACCAGCGTCATTCTCAGGCTCAAGGGCGCGCATCTGTTTCGCGTCCACGATGTCGCAATCAACGTGGACGCACTGGCCATGGCGGATGCTATGCTGGCACGTGAAACCGCCGCATCGGCCCGAAAATCGGGATCGATTTTCGGAAAGCACGATGCGTAGATTCAAAAGTGTTAGAGCGTACTTTGTGCGTCCAAGTGGACGCACGTCGCTCTAAGGACCGGGACGCTGAGCCATGTATGTCATCCGCTTGAAAAACTGCGCCTTCTTTGCCCGGCATGGCGTGCTGGACGAGGAGGAGGCGCTGGGTCAGCGTTTCTATGTCGACGCGGTGCTGTCAGTTGACCCTGGACGCGCCCTTGTCGACGACGCGATCGGGGAAACCGTCAATTACGGCATCGCCTTCATGGTGATCGAGAAGATCATCACCGGCGAGCGGCGCTTCCTGATCGAGGCCCTGGCAATGGAGGTGGCAAAGGCGCTGACGGAGCGGTTTCCCCAGATCAGGAAGGCCGAAATCACCGTGCGCAAGCCCAACGCACCGGTGCCTGGCGTGCTCGATTACGTCGAGGTGACCGTTGTCTGGCCAGAATAACACCGTCTATCTCAGCCTCGGCGGCAATCTCGGCGACCCGGCGGCCTCGATGGCCGCGGCGCTGCGCATTCTCGACGCCGATGCCGATACAAGCGTGGCCGCCGTCTCCTCGCTCTACCGCACGCCGCCCTGGGGCAAGCTCGACCAGCCGGATTTCCTCAACGCCGCCGCCGAACTGTCGACGCGGCTTTCGCCTCGTGCGCTGCTCGACCTCTGCCTCGACGCGGAGCGCAAGCTGAAGCGGGTGCGCGAGGAGCGCTGGGGGCCGCGCCTGATCGATATCGACATTCTGGTGTTCGGTGACCGTGTCATCCACGAGACCGGGCTGGAAGTGCCGCATCCGCGCATGCTGGAACGCGCCTTCGTCCTGGCGCCGCTGGCCGAGATCGCGCCCGGTCTGGCGGTTGCCGGCCGTAGCGTGGCCGAGCGCTTGGGGGCCGTCGACGCATCAGGCATCGAGCGACTGCCATCCGGCCGCGACTGGTGGCTACCCTAGGCGGGCTGGGCATCAGCCAGAGAAACCACCACCGTCCAGAAATGCCTTTTCCTCCGGCGTGGTTTCGCGGCCGAGCATCCTGTTGCGGTGCGGAAAGCGGCCGAAGCGCTGGATGATGTCGCGGTGCTCCTCGGCATATTTGAGGTATTCGGGCGCATTGGCGGTGGTGAGTGCCACGGACCTTTCCTGATCGGCGAGCAGTTCCGAGTGCTCGAATGGCAGATAGAGGAATACGCGGAGTTCCGGTTCGAGCAACAGATCGTGGCCGGCCAAAACCGCTTTTTGAGCGAAATGCCTGGCAAGCGGGTCGGTTGCATACATATGGCCGGTGCCGCGAAAGCAATTTCGTGGAAACTGGTCGAGCAGGATCATCAGCGCCAGCGAGCCTTCGGCATGATCCGACCAGCCGTCGCATTCACGCCGCGCGGCTGCGTAGTGCAGGTCGAGAAAGCGATTGCGGAAGTCGGTATCGAAGGCCTCGTTCTTCTCGAACCATGCGTCCTCGCCGGCGTCACGCCAGAATTTGCTGACCGACAGGGCTCTGCTGTCCAATTCCATGCGTGGTTCCCTATTCAATCGGCGGATTCAATCGGCAGTTTCGGATTTATGCAGGACGCCGGCCGTCTCTTCATTGAGGGCCTGACCGGCACGTCGCGGCGTGGACAGCGGCGTCGGAATCGGCGTTCCGATATTGCCCCTGAGGAAACGCTGTCCGGCGCGGATGCCTTCGGCGAGCTGGGTTTCGAAACGGTCGGTGTCGCGGCGCCTGACATCCTCAATCGTTTCGGCCACGTCCTCCGGATCCACGCCGAGCGATTCCAGGGCCGAGCCGCCGAACACCAGCGCCGATTCGAAGGTCTCGCGCAGCTGGAAATCGACGCCCGCGCGAATGAGCTGCAGTGCCGTGCCGCGATCGAAGGCGCGGGCCAGTACGGTCAGCAAGGGGAACTCGGCTTTGACAAGCTCGGCGATGCGAACGGCGGCATCGGCCTTGTCGACGCAGATGAGCACGGCGCGCGCCCTGCCGGCACCCGCGGCATGGAGGATATCGAGCCGCGTGCCGTCGCCATAATAGACCTTGAAGCCGAAGTCGGCCGCCGCCTGGATCATCTCAACGTCGTTGTCGATGATCGACACATCGATGCCGCGCAGCAGCAGCGGCTGGCTGGCGATCTGCCCGAAGCGGCCGAAGCCGATGATCAGCACGCTGCCGCTCAGACCGTCGGCGACATCGACCCCATCGAGCGACTGCTCGTCGCGCGGCGTCAGGTACCGCAACGCCACGATGGCCAGCGGGGTTAGCACCATGGAGATGATGACAATGGCGGTGAGTGTCGCATTGGCCTGGTTGTCGATGATGCCGACGGCGGCGGCGGCCGAATAGAGAACGAAGGCGAATTCGCCGCCTTGCGCCATGAAGACCGCACGTTCCAGCGCTTCGCGATGGCCTGTCTTGAGGATTCGGGCGACGGCATAGATGCCGAACGCCTTCATTGCCATGTAGGCGACGACATAGATGGCGATCAGCTTCCAGTTCGCGGCCACCACATGCAGGTCGAGCGACATGCCGACCGCGAGGAAGAACAGGCCGAGCAGGATGCCGCGGAACGGTTCGATGTCGGCCTCGAGCTGATGGCGGAAGGTCGATTCGGACAGAAGCACGCCGGCCAGGAACGCACCCATCGCCATCGACAGGCCGCTGAGCTGCATGGCGAGCGCCGACCCGAGCACGACCAGAAGCGCGGCGGCCGTCATGACTTCGCGGGCACGGGCATCCGCCAGGATGCGGAAGAAGGGGTTCAGCAGATAGCGCCCGGCCACCACCAGCCCGACGATCGCGGCAAGGCCTATACCGACCTCTGTCAGCCGCTCCGACAGGCTGGTATCGGCGCCGCCAGGCGCCAGGAACGCGATCAGGGCCAGCAGCGGCACGATGGCGAGGTCTTCCAGCAGCAGGATGGAGACGATGCGCTGGCCTTTCGGCGAGGCGATTTCGCCGCGTTCCTCGAGGAGCTGCATGACGATTGCCGTCGAGGTCAGCACGAATCCGGCGCCGGCAACGAAGGATTGCGAGACTGGAAACCCGCCGGCCATTCCAACGCCGGTGAGCAGGATCGCGCAGACGCCGACCTGAAACGCGCCGAGCCCGAAAATCTCGCGGCGCAGGCCCCATAGCCGCGACGGCTGCATTTCCAGCCCGATGATGAACAGGAACATGACGACGCCGAGTTCGGCGACATGGAGGATGGCTTCCGATTCGGAAAAGATGCGCAGGCCGAACGGTCCGATCACCACGCCGGCGGCCAGGTAGCCGAGAATCGAGCCCAACCCCATGCGCTTGAAGATGGGAACGGCGACGACGCCGGCAGCAAGCAGCGCCACCACCTGGACCAGATCGCTGCCCGATGCCTCTGCCGCCATGCCGTCGTTCCGCTCGTTCGAGGATCGTTTTGGATTGTGAAGTCGTGTGACAAGGGCGCAAAGATACGGGCTTAGGCAGGGATCGAACAGCCCCGAATCCGGACCAAGGCGATGTTGCAGGCGCGATACACAAGTTGACGCCGCAACCACGTTGCTTCTTGCCACAATCAGAGGTTAAGGACGCTCGGCTTCGGCCATTGGAGGGCGCGACGATCAAGTCGCGCCCTTTTTGAGGAGATGACTGACATGAAGAAGTTTTTGTTTGTTGCCGTCGGCCTGGCGGTGCTGGCCGGTTCGGCTTGCTCCAAGGCGCCCGAGTGCACGGCGGAGATCGCCACCAAGAAAGCGCAGGACATGGCCGCCGCGCTGCAGGAAGCGATCACCAAGGATCCGTCCAAGGCGGCTGACCTGACCGCCAAGGTCCAGGCGGTGACAACGAAGTACCAGGGCGCCACCACGCTGGCTGACGCCTGCAAGGCTTATGACGAGTTGACTACGGCGATCAAGGGCTAACGCCTGATTCGATGGGATCAAAACCGAGCGGCGGCCTGATGGTCGCCGCTTTTTTGTTTTGGGCAAGATCCAGGATGGTCAGTTCGGCGCGATGGAACCGACTTCGACGGTGTCGACGCGTTTCAGGCTCATGCCGATCACCGGGACAAGCTGATCGGCGACGCGGACGGCAACCGTCACCGTCATCGAATTGTCGTCGGGAATGCGCGCCTGCATGACGCCGCGCAGCTGGTTGCGGTTGATGGTGAAGACCACCTTGCGGGCGTCGACCACATTGCCGCCGATAATGTCGAGGCCGGAACCGGCCGCGCCGCCCATGAAAGAGCCCTTGTAGTCGCGGCCCTTGCGCTCGATCTTGGCCGACATCTGCTGGGTGAACATGCCGACCCGGCAGCCGCCGTCGAGCGTCATGCCCATCTTGCCGTCGGGCGTCGAGCCCGTGAAGCTGCAGTTGAACTTCGTGCCCTTGTACTTGCCGGCGACGATCTCGCCCGGGCCAACCCATTTGCCTTCGGCCGAATGGAAGAATTGTTTGTCCGGCTCCGCTGCCGACGCCCCCGAGGCGATGCCGGCGACCGCTGTGATCGCGGCGGCGAGAGGCAGGATGCTGGACAGAATTACGCTTTTCATCGACGACACCCGGCAACAAAGAGGCTGTTTGAAACCGGTTCGACCATGAAGAAGATTGGTTAATGCTTCGTCACTTTCGGTGCTCGAAAGCGCAATCTGTCAACCATCTCGAAGGCTCGAACCTTGTTTGCCGGGCTCGGCGGTTTCGGCGCCTTTCCTTGTCGCAAACGATGTCAGCGCCGAGAGGAAATCGCCCAGGCCCGGGCGCTTCGCGGCGCTGAAGGGCAGGGGACGCGCGGTCTCCATCGCGGCGATGCCTATGCGCGCCGTCATCATGCCGTTGACGACGCCCTCGCCAAGCTTGGCCGAAAGGCGTGCCGCCAGGCCGTGGCCGACAATCTGCTGGACGAAGCTGTCGCCAATAGCGATCGAACCGGTGACGGCCAGATGCGCCAGCACGCTGCGCGCCAGGCGGAAGAACCCCAGCGTTCCCGGCCGCCCGCCATAAAGTTCCGACAGGCGGCGAATGAGGCGCCCGGCCTCGAAGACTACATAGGCGACATCGACAAGCGCCCGCGGGCTGACCGCCGTCACCAGCGAGACGCGCTTGGCGGCCTCGAGGATCATCACCTTGGCCCTGGCGTCCAGGGGGCCGAGAATCTCCGCTTCGGCCAGGCGCACCAGATTGCCACCGTCGATGATCTCGCCGCGCAGTTCGGACAGGGCGCGGCGGCCGGCCGCCGTCTCGGGCTTGGCCGCGACGAAGGCAGACAACTCGTCGACCACCGACCGTGCCGCGTTCGGATCGTCGCGAGCGATGGCATCCAACGCCCGCTTCTGCAGCTTTTCGACTTCGGCGAGGCGGGCGATCGCCAGGAATTCGCGGATGAGGATCACCAGCAGCGCCAGCACGGCGATTGCAGCCATGCCGGCGGCCAGCCAGCCCAGCCATTCGGCGCGCGCGAACAGATCGCGGATGAGCTGGTCGGTCCACAGGCCGACGGCCAGCGAAACCAGCACGCCAATGGCGCCAAAGAAAATGCTGCCGAACAGCGAGCGTTTCCTGGGGGCGATCGCCGGCGGCGGTTCGGCGGCGACGATGTCGGGTTCGTCGAAGACGTCGACTTCCGCCGGGATGACAAGCGCGACGCCGGGCTTCATCGCTCGGGGTTTGCGCGAGGGCTCGTCCGGGCGCGCCTGTGACGTCTGTTGTCTCGGCGCGGCCTCCGGCTCGATGCGGAAGGCCGCCGGCTTGCGGGGCGCGGTCATGCCAGATGGTCTCCGATCAAGAACTGCAGGGCACGGTCGAGCCTGATATGCGGCAGCGACAGCGTGACGCCTTCGGCCGTGCGTTCGAGTTTTGGCGGACGGAACCGGACAAAACGGATTGCCGGGTCG harbors:
- a CDS encoding YcjF family protein, whose translation is MTAPRKPAAFRIEPEAAPRQQTSQARPDEPSRKPRAMKPGVALVIPAEVDVFDEPDIVAAEPPPAIAPRKRSLFGSIFFGAIGVLVSLAVGLWTDQLIRDLFARAEWLGWLAAGMAAIAVLALLVILIREFLAIARLAEVEKLQKRALDAIARDDPNAARSVVDELSAFVAAKPETAAGRRALSELRGEIIDGGNLVRLAEAEILGPLDARAKVMILEAAKRVSLVTAVSPRALVDVAYVVFEAGRLIRRLSELYGGRPGTLGFFRLARSVLAHLAVTGSIAIGDSFVQQIVGHGLAARLSAKLGEGVVNGMMTARIGIAAMETARPLPFSAAKRPGLGDFLSALTSFATRKGAETAEPGKQGSSLRDG